A part of Fusarium oxysporum Fo47 chromosome III, complete sequence genomic DNA contains:
- a CDS encoding VRR-NUC domain-containing protein yields MDAFMTRLSKPPSQLREQVRGDSPEKERPSKRAKRQGSPDSEGGLCPDHPQDISPREDFPDNEAAKTKYQTEEHPRITGIESALPPTAEGQEAVEQYETMKSSQASAHDEDDTTETTQPLWVKGRSSIYVDAFNLALDTVLEEESHLFDGKETEVFKQWRGLNYEAQYLYVRLFLRKTASWHRHSRLGYHNDISDLEAAITTLQSSRVLPASTATPIQSPVHGLELEESRLDETFSFADRSQDHFDSVEEAASLLSLDELKELAKEAKVQGRNKSELIRSLVKMSKQQSGLMSVGLSRHNSRGSVSEDQENLDAKAKRKDTAKLRREDSNREQHFLTKILAILGPCIRLSPPAFKLFERVHLVFYRSTEWTEKSLTTIILAKIARRHFPEYIVCRTSTIFMSRLHLLEYETAIRMEAEVDAWEFSSPPGDEGLRLMVNIFEKIYPRWKILVEEEQHKEHTVYEMGEGAYLRRFTPGHSYTRIVHKAAPVFGKLKQHLREHELLTELLDQRLFHPARRGSWYQRKALLEEHYMPALDPNPKFTDPEQQKKHWKKIAVATCEAGLQDPDCHLIFHYDLQKRLVKLEKKLRIPRRLQHDFGHVDLQKPIEHTIKGIQLKKDIIAKGGRQVSTKTIWLDELDTQEECSVEAMCLSQYRSEGWKGYHAEGGIIRTLFAYLFYDILFIYIPNVFQTAYQTCPLDLHTDAFYPSRASEINHRLVEIANGEAPRLIRKVWESEHERRTSVVGLNWDFEIDDLVELAGCFEGSALAAVCKVMAQEYRQRGGGIPDLILWRTNNLPEDSNKVPGRPKGEVMFSEVKSANDRLSDTQRLWIHVLTGAGVKVALCNAIAKEVREVD; encoded by the exons ATGGATGCGTTCATGACGAGGCTTTCCAAGCCGCCGAGCCAGCTTCGAGAGCAAGTTCGTGGTGACTCACCAGAAAAGGAGAGGCCTTCCAAGCGAGCCAAACGGCAGGGATCGCCAGACTCTGAGGGTGGCCTATGCCCCGATCACCCCCAGGATATCTCACCGAGGGAGGATTTTCCTGACAATGAAGCAGCTAAAACAAAATACCAAACTGAGGAACACCCTCGAATTACGGGTATTGAGAGCGCGTTGCCGCCCACTGctgaaggccaagaagcagtTGAGCAGTATGAGACGATGAAGTCATCACAGGCCTCGGCGCATGACGAGGATGACACCACAGAAACAACTCAGCCACTTTGGGTCAAGGGACGAAGCTCTATTTATGTGGATGCCTTCAATCTTGCGCTTGATACTGTCCTAGAAGAAGAATCACATTTATTTGATGGGAAAGAGACCGAGGTTTTCAAACAATGGAGAGGGCTGAACTACGAGGCTCAATATCT CTACGTCAGGCTCTTTCTGAGGAAAACTGCATCGTGGCATCGCCATAGCCGTCTTGGATATCACAACGACATTTCGGACCTTGAGGCAGCGATAACTACCCTGCAATCGTCTCGTGTTCTGCCAGCGAGCACAGCCACCCCAATACAGAGCCCAGTTCATggtcttgaacttgaagaGTCGAGACTGGATGAGACGTTCAGCTTTGCCGATAGGTCACAAGATCATTTTGATTCTGTAGAAGAGGCTGCGTCGCTGCTGAGCCTAGACGAGTTGAAAGAGCTTGCTAAGGAAGCAAAGGTCCAAGGGCGCAATAAATCAGAACTCATTCGTTCACTAGTAAAGATGAGCAAGCAACAGTCTGGATTGATGTCGGTGGGCCTCAGCAGACACAACAGCCGTGGTTCTGTTTCCGAAGACCAGGAAAACTTGGATGCAAAAGCCAAGAGAAAGGACACCGCGAAGCTTCGGCGAGAAGATTCGAATCGAGAGCAGCATTTCCTTACAAAAATTCTCGCAATACTTGGACCTTGCATTCGATTGTCGCCACCAGCCTTCAAGCTTTTTGAAcgggtgcatcttgtgttCTATCGATCGACGGAGTGGACAGAGAAATCACTTACAACAATTATTCTTGCTAAAATTGCAAGACGTCATTTTCCTGAATACATTGTGTGCCGAACTTCGACTATATTTATGTCGCGCCTGCACCTACTAGAGTATGAAACTGCCATCCGCATGGAGGCCGAAGTCGATGCATGGGAGTTCAGTAGCCCACCCGGAGATGAGGGCCTCAGACTGATGGTCAACATCTTTGAGAAAATTTACCCGCGATGGAAGATattggttgaagaagagcagcaCAAGGAGCACACAGTCTATGAAATGGGAGAGGGTGCTTACTTGAGACGTTTCACGCCAGGCCATTCGTATACAAGAATTGTCCATAAAGCAGCACCAGTTTTTGGAAAGCTCAAACAACATCTCAGAGAGCATGAGCTGCTCACCGAGCTTCTCGATCAACGGCTATTCCATCCTGCAAGACGAGGTAGTTGGTACCAACGAAAGGCTCTTCTGGAGGAGCATTATATGCCAGCTTTGGACCCAAATCCCAAATTCACAGACCCCGAACAGCAGAAGAAACATTGGAAGAAAATCGCAGTTGCTACTTGTGAGGCTGGCCTACAAGACCCGGACTGCCATCTGATATTTCACTATGACCTGCAAAAACGCCTTGTCAAATTAGAAAAGAAACTACGTATACCACGTCGCTTACAACACGATTTTGGCCATGTTGATCTGCAAAAACCTATCGAACACACCATTAAAGGAATTCAACTCAAGAAGGATATCATTGCGAAGGGCGGTCGCCAAGTTTCAACCAAAACTATATGGCTCGATGAGCTAGACACCCAAGAGGAGTGTAGCGTTGAAGCAATGTGTCTCAGTCAATATCGATCAGAGGGTTGGAAGGGGTATCACGCTGAGGGTGGAATTATTCGCACTCTTTTCGCGTACCTCTTTTACGATATTCTCTTTATCTATATTCCAAATGTGTTTCAGACAGCATATCAAACATGTCCGCTGGATCTTCACACTGATGCTTTCTACCCGTCCCGAGCATCAGAAATCAACCACAGACTGGTCGAGATTGCCAATGGAGAGGCTCCACGACTCATTCGCAAAGTCTGGGAATCAGAACATGAGAGGAGAACAAGTGTGGTGGGCCTTAACTGGGATTTCGAGATTGACGACCTCGTAGAGCTTGCTGGGTGCTTCGAGGGAAGCGCTCTTGCAGCAGTATGCAAGGTGATGGCTCAAGAGTACAGACAACGAGGCGGCGGTATCCCGGATCTAATTCTGTGGCGCACTAATAATCTACCAGAAGATTCAAACAAGGTGCCTGGAAGGCCAAAGGGAGAGGTTATGTTCTCGGAAGTCAAGAGCGCCAACGACCGGCTGAGTGATACTCAACGGCTATGGATCCATGTGCTTACTGGAGCAGGGGTAAAGGTTGCGCTCTGCAACGCCATAGCGAAGGAAGTGAGGGAAGTGGATTGA
- a CDS encoding ribosomal S13/S15 N-terminal domain-containing protein produces the protein MGRLHSKGKGISASALPYSRSAPAWLKTTPEQVVEQIAKLARKGATPSQIGVVLRDSHGIAQVKLVTGNRILRILKSSGLAPELPEDLYMLIKKAVAVRKHLERNRKDKDSKFRLILIESRIHRLARYYKTVGVLPPTWKYESATASTIVA, from the exons ATGGGCCGACTTCACAGCAAGGGAAAGGGCATTTCTGCCTCCGCTCTCCCCTACTCTCGCTCCGCTCCTGCGTGGTTGAAGACCACCCCCGAGCAGGTTGTTGAGCAGATCGCCAAGCTCGCCCGTAAGGGTGCCACTCCCTCTCAGATTGGTGTTGTCCTTCGCGACAGCCATGGTATTGCCCAGGTCAAGCTTGTCACCG GTAACCGAATTCTCCGAATTCTCAAGTCCAGCG GCCTCGCTCCCGAGCTCCCCGAGGATCTGTACATGCTTATCAAGAAG GCTGTCGCCGTCCGAAAGCACCTTGAGCGTAACCGCAAGGACAAGGACTCCAAGTTCCGCCTCATTCTTATTGAGTCCCGAATTCACCGCCTGGCTCGTTACTACAAGACCGTCGGTGTTCTCCCTCCCACCTGGAAGTACGAGTCCGCTACTGCCAGCACCATCGTCGCTTAA
- a CDS encoding DNA glycosylase, whose product MSVVGKTDWHKLPVTLGELCINTTLRCGQSFRWQKINHEWTCTLHGRLLHLKQDSTHLHYRVTFPAPKPLTPAPNNTEALLRHYFNLDTSLEPLYKQWSDADANFKKRAPQFKGVRILSQDAWETLICFICSSNNNITRISQMVYKLCQNYGPLIAYMGDEPFHDFPSPQDLTGDDVESHLRELGFGYRAKYIAETARMVANEKPETWLESLRNPDQPGFNTTPVPKEKHASYKEALAQLLTLKGVGPKVADCVCLMGLGWGEAVPVDTHVWQIAQRDYKFGKSKAKTLNKATYEAVGDHFRSLWGPFAGWAHSVLFTADLREFAAQAAKEEDEPTVIKLTAYGSTEHTGSKTRKTITITDSDTVVKEETPVIEPTDEQGLEEVKQMRRSKRVRTS is encoded by the exons ATGTCTGTCGTGGGGAAGACGGATTGGCATAAATTGCCTGTTACTCTCGGGGAGCTTTGTATCAACACCACCTTAAGATGTGGGCAGTCTTTTAGATGGCAAAAGATTAACCATGAATG GACCTGCACTTTGCATGGTCGACTTCTTCACTTGAAGCAGGACTCAACTCATCTGCACTATCGGGTCACCTTTCCAGCACCCAAACCTTTGACGCCAGCACCCAACAACACAGAGGCTCTCCTAAGGCACTATTTCAACCTGGATACTAGTCTCGAACCGCTTTACAAACAATGGTCAGATGCTGATGCCAACTTCAAAAAGAGGGCTCCCCAGTTTAAAGGGGTTCGAATTCTCAGTCAAGATGCCTGGGAGACATTGATATGTTTTATCTGtagcagcaacaacaatatTACGCGGATATCACAAATG GTGTACAAGCTGTGTCAGAATTACGGTCCCCTCATTGCATATATGGGAGACGAGCCATTCCATGACTTCCCATCGCCTCAAGACCTTACAGGAGATGATGTTGAATCGCATCTTCGAGAATTAGGCTTCGGATACCGGGCAAAGTACATTGCTGAAACAGCACGGATGGTTGCCAACGAGAAGCCTGAAACCTGGTTGGAAAGCCTTCGAAATCCTGACCAACCAGGCTTCAACACAACGCCTGTACCGAAGGAGAAGCATGCAAGTTACAAGGAGGCACTTGCGCAACTACTCACTTTGAAAGGGGTTGGTCCCAAAGTTGCCGACTGCGTATGCCTCATGGGCCTCGGCTGGGGAGAGGCAGTTCCTGTTGACACTCATGTTTGGCAAATCGCTCAGCGAGACTACAAGTTTGGAAAATCAAAGGCCAAGACATTAAACAAGGCCACTTACGAGGCTGTGGGGGACCACTTCCGAAGCCTCTGGGGGCCGTTTGCCGGCTGGGCTCACTCGGTTCTCTTTACCGCCGATTTGAGAGAGTTTGCAGCTCAGGCTGcaaaagaagaggacgagCCTACTGTGATCAAACTGACGGCGTATGGTTCCACAGAACATACGGGATCAAAAACGAGGAAGACTATCACGATTACTGATAGTGACACAGTGGTAAAGGAAGAAACACCGGTCATTGAACCCACAGATGAGCAAGGGTTGGAGGAGGTCAAACAGATGAGAAGGTCAAAACGGGTGCGCACTTCATAA
- a CDS encoding U2 snRNP complex subunit HSH155, translated as MSDADFETIKKLQQERNAASAGNKGSRTFDTANQRVDDTKQKLTDSADSTLYDRDGADRFSGYHTSLPMGDDDEEMGDGDNTRRLIGQYTASREMIDEFARGGGVEEDDILAGKGEKSGRIVDRETDYQKRRFNRALTPTRADPFAANRQAGASENGTSYREIMEARELEREEQRVLQAIKAKQEGKTGDDGDAQPMLTDGNAEAEATEASSTARKRKKRWDVSSAPAEDDTAEAGEAAKPKRSRWDQAPAPGAEVSKKRSRWDQAPSATPMGNTGLATPAHPSSAPTLPTTFGTDIGRNMPLSDEELDLLLPGESDGYKILEPPPGYEPVRAPAHKLMATPAPQSGFMMQDPEQVRFSGKPMPAEIPGVGDLQFFKAEDMAYFGKLTDGSDENALTVEELKERKIMRLLLKIKNGTPPMRKTALRQITDNARQFGAGPLFDQILPLLMEKTLEDQERHLLVKVIDRILYKLDDLVRPYVHKILVVIEPLLIDQDYYARVEGREIISNLSKAAGLATMISTMRPDIDHVDEYVRNTTARAFAVVASALGIPALLPFLRAVCRSKKSWQARHTGVKIVQQIPILMGCAVLPHLKGLVECIGPNLNDEQTKVRTVTSLAIAALAEASNPYGIESFDDILNPLWTGARKQRGKGLAGFLKAVGYIIPLMDEEYANYYTSQIMEILLREFSSPDEEMKKVVLKVVSQCAGTDGVTAGYLKEHVLDEFFKSFWVRRMALDKRNYRQVVETTVDIGQKVGVSEIVERIVNNLKDESEPYRKMTVETVEKIVASLGAADIGERLEERLVDGILHAFQEQSVEDIIMLNGFGSVVNALGTRCKPYIPQIVSTILWRLNNKSATVRQQAADLISRIAMVMKQCGEDALMGKLGVVLYEYLGEEYPEVLGSILGALRSIVTVVGIAQMQPPIKELLPRLTPILRNRHEKVQENTIDLVGRIADRGPESVNAREWMRICFELLDMLKAHKKGIRRAANNTFGFIAKAIGPQDVLATLLNNLRVQERQSRVNTAVAIGIVAETCAPFTVLPALMNEYRVPELNVQNGVLKSLSFLFEYIGEMAKDYVYAVTPLLEDALIDRDQVHRQTAASVVKHIALGVVGLGCEDAMVHLLNLLYPNLFETSPHVIDRIVEAIEAIRMAVGPGLVLNYVWAGLFHPARKVRTPYWRLYNDAYVQGADAMVPYYPNLDEDKMDRPELAIVL; from the coding sequence ATGTCTGACGCGGATTTCGAGaccatcaagaagctccagcaggAGCGAAATGCTGCCTCTGCTGGTAACAAGGGTTCGCGAACCTTTGATACAGCAAATCAGCGAGTCGACGATACTAAGCAGAAGTTGACCGACAGCGCCGACAGTACCCTCTACGATCGTGATGGAGCTGATAGGTTTTCCGGGTATCACACCTCGCTACCGATGggtgacgacgatgaagagatggGCGATGGTGACAATACGCGACGGCTAATTGGCCAGTATACCGCATCGCGAGAGATGATTGATGAGTTCGCTCGTGGAGGTGGcgtggaggaagatgatatccttgctgGGAAAGGCGAGAAGAGTGGTCGAATCGTCGATCGTGAGACAGATTATCAAAAGCGCCGATTCAATCGCGCCCTCACTCCCACACGCGCTGATCCCTTTGCCGCGAACCGCCAGGCTGGCGCTTCCGAGAATGGCACCAGTTATCGCGAGATTATGGAGGCTCGTGAACTAGAAAGGGAGGAGCAGCGCGTTTTGCAAGCTATCAAAGCGAAGCAGGAGGGCAAGACTGGTGATGACGGCGATGCACAGCCCATGCTAACAGATGGTAATGCCGAAGCTGAAGCTACCGAGGCTTCTTCGACTGCTCGGAAGCGCAAGAAGCGATGGGATGTGTCGTCGGCACCCGCCGAGGATGATACGGCTGAGGCCGGCGAAGCAGCGAAACCCAAACGTTCGCGATGGGACCAAGCTCCTGCACCTGGAGCAGAGGTTTCTAAGAAGCGTTCGCGATGGGATCAGGCCCCTTCTGCTACGCCCATGGGCAACACAGGGCTAGCTACTCCTGCGCACCCATCATCCGCACCCACTTTGCCAACAACTTTTGGTACCGACATTGGTCGAAACATGCCTCTCAGCGACGAAGAACTCGACCTCCTCCTACCTGGCGAAAGCGATGGTTACAAGATCCTTGAGCCTCCTCCTGGCTACGAACCTGTCCGCGCTCCAGCACACAAGCTTATGGCCACCCCTGCTCCCCAATCAGGCTTCATGATGCAAGATCCTGAACAAGTACGCTTCAGTGGAAAGCCAATGCCTGCTGAGATTCCCGGAGTAGGCGACCTACAGTTCTTCAAAGCCGAAGACATGGCATATTTCGGAAAGCTCACCGATGGCTCTGATGAGAATGCTCTAACGGTTGAAGAGCTGAAAGAGAGGAAGATCATGAGGCTTCTgttgaagatcaagaacggTACTCCCCCCATGAGGAAGACTGCTCTTCGCCAGATTACCGACAATGCCAGGCAATTCGGAGCTGGTCCCCTGTTTGACCAAATCCTGCCCCTACTCATGGAGAAGACGTTGGAGGACCAAGAGCGCCATTTGCTGGTGAAAGTTATTGACCGAATTCTCTACAAGCTCGATGACCTTGTGCGCCCCTACGTCCACAAGATCCTGGTTGTTATCGAGCCATTACTCATCGACCAAGACTACTACGCCAGAGTGGAGGGACGAGAAATCATCTCTAACCTGAGCAAGGCTGCTGGTCTTGCTACCATGATCAGCACCATGCGACCTGATATCGATCATGTCGATGAATACGTCCGGAACACAACAGCACGAGCCTTTGCGGTGGTAGCGTCAGCCCTTGGCATCCCTGCTTTGCTACCCTTCCTCAGGGCTGTCTGCAGAAGCAAGAAGTCATGGCAAGCCCGCCACACAGGTGTGAAGATTGTTCAGCAAATCCCTATTCTGATGGGCTGTGCCGTGCTTCCTCACCTCAAAGGTCTTGTTGAGTGTATTGGGCCTAACCTCAACGATGAACAGACAAAGGTCAGGACAGTCACCAGTCTGGCCATTGCCGCATTGGCTGAGGCCTCTAACCCCTATGGTATCGAGAGTTTCGATGACATCCTTAACCCTCTATGGACGGGCGCCCGCAAGCAGCGAGGCAAAGGTCTTGCAGGTTTCCTCAAGGCTGTTGGATACATCATTCCCCTGATGGACGAGGAGTATGCCAACTACTATACCAGCCAAATCATGGAGATCCTGCTTCGCGAATTCTCCTCACCCGACGAAGAAATGAAGAAGGTGGTTCTCAAGGTTGTCTCTCAGTGTGCTGGGACGGATGGTGTCACTGCAGGATACCTCAAGGAACACGTTTTGGACGAGTTTTTTAAGAGCTTCTGGGTACGAAGAATGGCCTTGGATAAGCGAAACTATCGACAAGTGGTGGAAACAACTGTCGACATTGGCCAAAAGGTTGGAGTCAGCGAAATCGTGGAGAGGATCGTCAACAACCTCAAGGACGAGAGCGAACCATACCGAAAAATGACTGTCGAAACGGTGGAGAAGATCGTTGCAAGCTTGGGCGCAGCAGATATCGGCGAGCGCCTAGAAGAGCGACTTGTTGACGGTATCCTTCACGCGTTCCAGGAGCAGAGCGTCGAAGACATTATTATGCTTAACGGCTTTGGCTCTGTTGTCAATGCTTTGGGAACCCGCTGCAAGCCCTACATCCCTCAAATCGTCAGTACTATTCTATGGCGACTCAACAACAAATCGGCGACGGTTCGACAACAGGCAGCAGATCTGATCTCCCGAATTGCTATGGTTATGAAGCAGTGTGGCGAGGATGCCCTCATGGGTAAGCTGGGTGTTGTGCTCTACGAGTATCTGGGCGAAGAATATCCCGAAGTTCTCGGATCTATCTTGGGTGCTTTGCGGTCTATTGTCACAGTTGTTGGTATTGCGCAGATGCAACCACCTATCAAGGAGCTGCTCCCACGACTGACCCCTATTCTGCGAAACCGTCACGAAAAGGTTCAGGAGAATACGATTGACCTTGTCGGCCGTATTGCGGATCGGGGACCTGAGAGCGTCAATGCCCGAGAATGGATGCGAATCTGCTTTGAGCTGCTGGATATGCTCAAGGCTCACAAGAAGGGCATTCGACGAGCTGCGAACAATACGTTTGGTTTCATTGCCAAAGCTATTGGTCCTCAGGATGTGTTGGCAACTCTGTTGAACAACCTTCGAGTGCAGGAGCGCCAGTCCCGTGTTAACACGGCTGTTGCCATTGGTATCGTAGCCGAAACTTGTGCTCCCTTTACAGTTCTTCCTGCTCTCATGAACGAATATCGTGTCCCAGAGCTCAACGTGCAGAATGGTGTGCTCAAGTCACTTTCCTTCCTTTTCGAGTACATTGGCGAGATGGCAAAGGACTACGTTTACGCAGTGACTCCCTTATTGGAAGACGCTCTCATCGACCGTGATCAGGTCCACCGTCAAACAGCGGCTTCCGTCGTCAAGCATATTGCTTTGGGCGTGGTTGGTCTTGGATGCGAGGATGCTATGGTGcacctcctcaaccttctgTACCCGAATCTATTTGAGACTAGCCCACATGTCATCGATCGTATCGTGGAGGCCATTGAGGCCATTCGAATGGCAGTTGGGCCAGGCCTGGTGCTCAACTACGTCTGGGCGGGCCTGTTCCATCCGGCAAGAAAGGTCAGAACCCCATACTGGCGCTTGTACAACGATGCATACGTTCAGGGGGCTGACGCGATGGTGCCATATTATCCAAATCTTGATGAAGACAAGATGGATAGACCGGAGCTGGCGATTGTGCTGTAA